From a region of the Lactuca sativa cultivar Salinas chromosome 4, Lsat_Salinas_v11, whole genome shotgun sequence genome:
- the LOC111884908 gene encoding uncharacterized protein LOC111884908 has translation MFKRVQINIPLLEAIKQVPRYARFLKDLCVSKKKLKGNQVVTVGEHVSAVLQKRMPPKCKDPDVFTVPCKLGNLHVPRAMLDLGASVNVLPYYLFKLIGVGTLSKTGVIIQLADRSLVHPKGVLEDVLVQVDEFIFPTDFYVLDMEDDDSLSSSSILLGRTFLKTSKTKIDVYNVTLSMEFDGQVINFNVHEAKKVPSEVQSVNLVNLIEPSTKKGLSLSNNEFLELVLQGKLDRDKAKELEKEVDIDNEVLESLEFIDDKKHVRSDDIKPKPSTKVKILPPVEQAQNLGAKTPPDPLKNIHVKKEVVKRLMCWRDPRINTEAH, from the coding sequence atgttcaagagagttcaaatCAACATTCCACTCCTCGAGGCCATCAAGCAGGTACCTAGATATGCAAGGTTCCTTAAGGATCTTTGTGTatctaaaaagaaattaaaaggaaaTCAAGTCGTAACAGTTGGGGAACATGTATCCGCGGTTTTGCAAAAGAGGATGCCCCCGAAGTGCAAGGACCCCGATGTCTTTACCGTGCCTTGCAAATTGGGGAATCTTCATGTGCCCCGAGCCATGCTCGATCTAGGTGCATCCGTAAATGTCCTACCATATTATCTTTTCAAATTGATTGGTGTAGGAACATTGAGCAAAACCGGTGtgatcatccaacttgccgacCGGTCTTTGGTACACCCAAAGGGTGTACTAGAGGATGTGTTAGTGCAAGTCGATGAATTTATCTTCCCGACTGATTTTTATGTCTTAGATATGGAAGATGATGACTCTCTAAGTTCAAGTTCCATACTTTTGGGTAGAACTTTTCTTAAAACTTCCAAAACAAAAATTGATGTCTACAATGTGACTTTAAGTATGGAATTTGATGGTCAAGTTATCAACTTCAATGTTCATGAAGCAAAAAAGGTTCCTTCCGAGGTTCAATCCGTCAATCTTGTGAATTTGATCGAGCCCTCAACTAAAAAGGGTTTAAGTTTGTCTAACAATGAATTTCTAGAGTTAGTTTTGCAAGGAAAACTTGACAGGGACAAAGCCAAAGAGCTTGAAAAGGAGGTCGATATAGACAATGAGGTGTTGGAGAGTTTGGAGTTTATTGATGACAAGAAGCATGTGAGGAGTGATGATATAAAACCCAAGCCATCCACCAAAGTCAAAATTCTTCCACCGGTGGAACAAGCACAAAATTTAGGAGCAAAAACTCCACCGGATCCCTTAAAGAATATACATGTCAAGAAGGAGGTGGTGAAAAGGTTGATGTGTTGGAGAGACCCACGTATCAATACTGAAGCACATTAA